AATTTTTGTAAATAACTGAATTAGAAGTATAAACCAACAATCGTACCAGTCAAAATTGAGGCCAAAGTTGCACCAAGCAGTAATTTCATTGAAAACTTGGAAACGATCGTACCGGCCTTTTTGCTAATCGATCTAATTGAGCCAGTAATAATACCGATCACGCCGAAGTTGGCAAAGGAGATTAAATAAGATGAAATAATCGCGTTAGCCTTAGGCGTCAAAGTTGCAGCAATTTTAGTTAGATCACCTAAAGCAACAAACTCGTTAGTTAAAATCTTGGTGGCCATCAAGCTACCTACCTTGGTAACATCTTGCATAGGTACACCCATAATAAAGGCAATCGGTGAGAAAATATAACCAAGAATGCTAGTGAAGCTAATATGGAAGATATTAGTAAAGGCGCTGTTCAAAAATGAAATTAAGGCAACGAAGCCGATTAGCATTGCGGCAACGGTGATTGCCATATTAAAACCATCTTGAATATAGTTGCCCACGACTTGGAAAAAGGGCTCCTTTTCAGTCGTATTTTCTGCTTCAACATGTAGTTCGTTATCTGCTGTTACATCGTATGGATTGACGATGCAGGTAACAATTAGTGCAGATAAGATATTTAAAAAGACAGCAGTTACTACGAACTTACCAGGTACTAGTTGCATATATGACGCTAATACAGCTGCTGATACTGCACTCATAGCAGATGCACAGATAGTGTAGAGCCTTTTTTCATCTAGTTTAGGAATTTGCTCTTTAACTGTTAAGAAAACTTCGGGCTGACCTAAAATAGCAGTCGAAACAGCGAAGTAACTCTCAAGTTCGCCCATTCCTGCCAACTTATTAAGCAAAAAGCCGGTCCACTTGATAATAAAAGGCAGGATCTTTAGATAATTGAGAATTCCCACTAAGGCTGAAATGAATACGATAGGCATTAGCACGTCTAGAAAAAAGACTGAGGCTCCCTTTTTGATTACTACCCCGCCAAATACGAAATTAACGCCGGCAGCAGCTTGGGTCATTAACCAACCAAAAAAGTTAGAGATTGCGCCCATTGCACTGACACCGCCAGAAGTTTTTAAACAAAGAAATGAAATCAGCAGTTGCAATGCAAACATAATTCCGATTTTCTTAAACTTAATATGTTTACGATCGTTGCTGACTAACCAGCCGATAATGAAGACTAGGGCCATTCCGGTTAGTAAGAATAAAAATTGCATGAAGATAAACCTTTCTACTAAATAATACAGTCCAAATTAAACAAGGTTAATAATTAATCTGGAGTAGGTTGATTTTAAATTAATTACTAAAAGGATTGCGCTACCAATTGCCTTTTAACTTGACTTGCATAGATTAGCACGATTCTTTACATATGTAAACAGTTTATGTGAAATTATGTTCATAAGCTTTTATGAAAGGCTTGATCTAAAATTGAATTTCAAAAATGCTACAAATGTTCAACTAAAACATTTACATTTGTAAAAAAATAGTTATACTTTAAAGTGAAAGGAGTTGTTGAACATGGATAAAACAACATTAGCTAAATATTTAGATCACACACTTTTGAAACCCAATGCAACTAAGGAGGATATCTTAAAGACCTGTGCTGAGGCTAAGGAATACAATACCGCTTCAGTTTGCGTTAATTCTTATTGGGCAAGTTTAGTGGCTGAAGAATTAAAGGGTACGGACATTAATACTTGTTGTGTAGTTGGTTTTCCTCTGGGAGCTATGAGCAGTGAGGCCAAGGCTGATGAAGCAACTAAGGCAATTGCCGATGGGGCCGAAGAAATTGATATGGTAATCAATATTGGTGAATTAATTGCTGGTAACGATGATGCAGTGTTAGCTGATATTAAGACGGTTACTGAAGCAGTTCATGCTCAAGGCAAGATTCTTAAAGTGATTATTGAAACTTCATTTTTGAATGATGAACAAAAGGTTCGTGCCTGCAAGTTAACTGAACAAGCCGGGGCAGACTTTGTTAAGACTTCTACTGGTTTTAGTTCTGCTGGTGCTAAGGTAGAAGATGTTAAGTTAATGCGGGAAACTGTTGGCGATCGCTTGGGCGTTAAAGCTTCAGGTGGTATCCACTCATATGATGAAGCGATGGCAATGATTGAAGCTGGTGCTAGTCGTTTGGGTGTCAGTGCAACTGTTGACATTTTGGCTTAATTTTTAAAAGAGGCTAAACAAATGAAATATAAACGTATTTTTGGTCTAGTAATGGATTCAATTGGTACTGGAGAAGCACCAGATGCTGCTGATTTTGATGATGTTGGTGCTGACACTTTAGGTCATATCGGTGAGTATTTTAAAGGTGAACTAAAATTACCTAATTTTGCTAAGTTAGGTTTATCTAATTTACGTGATACTCCTATTGCAGGTGTGCCTGTGCAGGCTAGGCCAATCGGTGCTTACGGTAAGATGAAAGAAGTTTCAGTTGGTAAAGATAGTCTTGACGGTCACTGGGAAATGATGGAAATGCCTGTAATGCAAGAGCTTAGTTTCTTTCCTAATGGCTTTCCAGACGATTTGCTAGATAAAATATCCAAGTTTTCCGGTCGTAAAATTGTCGGTAATCGTCCAGAATCTGGAACTAAGATTATTGATGAGCTTGGTGAACACCAAATGGAAACTGGTGACTTAATCATCTATACTTCTGGTGATTCAGTTTTACAAATTGCTGCACATGAAGATGTAATTCCGGTTGAAGAATTGTATCGGATTTCGCGTTATGCCAGAAGTCTAGTTAATGGACCAGAATATATGGTTGGTCGAATCATTGCTCGGCCTTACGTCGGTAGTGGTAAAGGTCATTTTACTAGAACTGCTAATCGGCATGATTTTACTTTGGAACCAAGCGGTAAGACGGTGTTAGATCATCTGCAAGCTGCGGGTTATAAGACAATCGCTGTTGGTAAGACAATGGATATCTTCTCAGGTCACGGAATTGATGAAAACTTTCATAACGAAAGTAACATGGATGGCATGGATCATGTCGATCACGTGATGCAAGAAGACTTTACTGGCTTTTGTTTCATCAATTTGGTTGATTTTGATGCAATGTATGGTCATCGTCGCAATACTGTAGGAGATGGTCAAGCCTTAATGGAACTTGATGAACGTTTAAGCAAAGTCATTAATAATCTAAATGATGACGACTTATTGCTAATTACGGCTGACCATGGTAACGACCCGACGTATAAGGGTACCGATCATACTAGAGAATATGTACCGTTACTAGCATATTCACCAAGTATGCAGAATCCAAATAGTTTAGGTATTAGAGATACTTTTTCTGACTTTGGTGCAACAGTTCTGGATAACTTTGGGGTTGAAGGTAATGGTGTTGGTACCAGCTTTTTGGCAGATTTAAAATAAAAAATAATTAGAGTAATTCTTTTACAAATAAGATCCAAGGTTTAGGTAACTGAAATTATAAATGGCGTAGACATTACTAGATAAGCGTCTGTGGTATATTAAAAGGCAGAGATTAATTCCCAACTAGATTATGGTAAACTTGATTAAGTTCAATAATTTGAATAGTTCATTGAAGAATGTATTTTGTCAATTATGGTGGAGATAGCCAATGCCTGAAAAATATGATAAGAGAAAACTAACCCAGAGTGCAGCAGTTGCACGGCTTTATTATGAAGATAACTTAGGACAAACGGAAATAGCTCGTGATATGGGTATTTCCAGACCAACGGTTTCGCGGCTGTTGAAACTTGCACGTGAAGCTGGTGTGGTCAAAATTGAAATTAGTAATCCCTTAGTCAATACTACTAATCTTAGCGAACAATTATCTGAAAAGTTTAAGTGCAAGATTTTGGTTGTGCCTAATAACTTTAATGGTGAATTGACTGCGATTAAAGGTGTTGGTGCATATGCTGCACAGTATCTGACTCAGTTGGTTAAGCCACACGATATTATCGGTCTTGGCTGGGGGCAAACGATTCATATGGTTACCTCGCAACTAGAAAAGCATTCTGTTCCTGATGTGTCTGTTGTCCAGCTTAAGGGTGGAGTAAATATCAATAATGAAGAAACTTATGCTGACGAGAGTGTGACAGAGCTGGCTAATGCTCTAGATGCGTCGGCTCATTTCTTACCATTACCGCCATTTTTTGACAATAAGTTAACTAAGGAAATTGTCGAACAAGACCAGTTTATTGAGAATACCTTGAAGCTTGGTCGCAAGGCTAATATTGCTATTTTTAGTGTAGGAACTGTTCGTAAAGACGCGTTGCTCTTTCAACTGGGATATTTCAACAATGCACAAAAGCAGGCCCTGCAACAAGATGCAGTTGGTGACATTGTTTCTCGCTTTATTGATAGTAATGGTGAGATTGTTAGTCGTGAATTGAATGATCGTACAGTTGGGATTGAGTTAGCCGATCTTAAGACTAAAGCCCATTCTGTTTTGATTGCCAGCGGCATCTTAAAGGCACCGACAGTCTATGCGGTCATTAAAGCAGGCTACGCTAACGAGTTTATTTTGGATCAAGCAATTGCACAGGAATTACTCACCTATCAATAATGAGGTGAATACTATGCGAATGGTAGACATAATTGACAAAAAAAGAAACGGTCATGAACTAACAGATGAAGAAATTCAGTTTTTTGTAGATGGTGTTGTTAATGGCACAATCCCTGATTATCAGACTAGTGCGTTGCTAATGACCATTTACTTTAATAATATGACTGATCATGAACGAGCAACTTTGACTCTAGATATGATGAATTCTGGAGATCACTTGGATTTGTCTGAAATTCCTGGAATTAAGGTTGATAAGCACTCAACAGGTGGCGTTGGTGATAAAGTCAGCTTGCCGTTAGCTGCTATGGTAGCTGCCGTGGGCATTCCTGTACCCATGATTTCTGGGCGCGGATTAGGCCATACAGGTGGTACGCTTGATAAGCTAGAAGCAATTCCGGGTTATCAAGTTGAAATTAGTGAGCAAGCGTTTATTGATCAAGTTAAACAAGAAAAGTTGGCAATTATTGGTGCAACTGGGAATATTGCGCCCGCTGATAAAAAGATTTATGCGCTCCGGGATGTAACCGACACAGTTGATTCAATTCCCTTGATTGCTAGCTCAATCATGAGTAAGAAAATTGCCTCTGGAACAGATGCTTTGGTTATCGACGTTAAGACTGGTTCTGGTGCCTTTATGAAGACTTTGCCAGAGGCTGAGGAATTGGCGCACGCATTGGTAGAAATCGGTAAGGGTGTTGGTATGAAGTGCATGGCACTAATTTCTGACATGAACCAACCACTAGGTAACAAGGTGGGCAATACCTTAGAAATTGAAGAAACACTTGACGTTCTTAAAGGTAATGGACCGCAGGACTTACTCGAATTGGTTTTAACTCTTGGTAGTCATATGGTTGTTTTAGGTGGTAAAGCTAAGACAACTGATAAGGCAAGAAAGTTGCTTGAACAGACAATTGCTGATGGTTCGGCTCTAGATCGCTTTAAAGCCATGGTAGTTGCTCAAGGCGGAGATGGGTCAGTAATTGATGATTATAGTGTAATGCCACATGCTAAATATCAAATTGCTCTACCTGCTAAAACTAGTGGTTATGTAGCACAATTAACGGCTGATGAAGTTGGAATTGCCAGCATGAAACTTGGTGGTGGTCGTCAAAAGGCCGATGATGCACTTGACTATGGTGTCGGTATTGAACTTAATAAAAAAGTCGGCGATCGCGTTGAAGCCGGCGAATCCTTGTTAACTATTCATGCTAATCGTGAAGATGTTACTGACATTAAAGAAATGCTTTATGACTGCATTGAGATTGCGGATGAAGCTAAACCTTATCCAATGATTTATAAAATAATTGAATAATTTAAAAAAGTAGTTAGACGACTATGTTAGTTCTAACTACTTTTTTTGTCTGAAAATTAACCTTGGTATTTTTGTAATAGTTAAGCTACTTAGCAACTTTACAATACAGCTTTCATAAGAAAAAGTGTTACTGTATTAAATATTCATATTAGACTTTGCTCTTAAAATCACATAAACTGTAAGCGATTGCTAAATAGGAGGAAAACATGAACAAAATAATTTTAACAGGTGTTGATGGTAATTTAGGTGGTCAAGCTGCTAAGAATTTATTGAAACTTAGTGACAAAGAGAACTTGATCTTTTGTGGCTATAATGAACAAGTATTGCAAAACTTTGCTGATCAAGGAATTGAAACTCGTCAAGCAGATTTTAATTCTAGTGATGGTTTAGCCGAAAAATTTGCTGGCGGAGATGTCTTGGCACTAATTTCGATGCCTTTTGTAGGGGAAAAAAGACAACGGGCACACAAAAATGTAATCGATGCTGCTAAAGAAGCTGGTGTTTCCAAGATTGTTTATACTTCATTAGTTAACGCTGGCGATCCAACCAATCCAAGTATTGAAAAGATTGATCATGCTTATACTGAAGACTATATTCAAAAGAGTGGGTTAGACTATATTATCTTACGTAATTCGCAATATGCAGAAGCGATGGTTACCAATTACTTTACTTTTGTAAAACAAGGTAAGGATTTAGCTAATAGTCAAGGTGACGGTAAGATGGCGTATATTTCACGTAAAGATTGTGCCAAAGCGGTTGCTTATGCTACATTAGCTGACGATTTGCATCATAAAATTTTGAATATTAATGGTAAGGATCTGATGACTATCAGTGATTTTGTTGCGATTGCTAATAAGGTCACCGGTAATAATATTAAGTATCAAGAAATTACTGATGAAGAAAATTATCAACTTTTTGATGCAATGGGAGTTCCAAGAAATACTTCTGGTAAATTTAAAAAAGATTCTGAAGCACCGTTTTCATCAGATGGAATGGTTTCATTTTCTAAAGCTGTGCGAATGGGTAAAATGAGTTCTTATACAGATGACTTTAAAAAATTGACTGGAGACGAACCAATGTCAGTTGAGTATATGTTTGAACATCAAGCAGAATTTCAAATTGGTGAAAGACACTCAAAAGATGATTAATTAAAAAAGTAGTAAAAAATAGCATTCCTGGCAAATCAAGAAAGATTGAGCGGGAATGCTATTTTTGGTTATTTATCTAAAAAAATAATTTTTGTACCTTTTGAAATTGCTTGATTTTACCAAGCTTTAGCATGATGATGGCAGCAACCGTTGAACCGATTAGGGCTGCACCAATAAATCTAGGCGTGTAAACGAACCAGTACAGATTATTGGCACTACCCGTGAACCAAACCATTACTGGAAAAGATAGTAGAGAACCAATAATGCCAGTACCAAAGATTTCGCCTAGACAGGCGGCCCAAAGTTTGCCAGTTATTTTATAGCAAATACCAGCAAGGAGTGCGCCAAAAATTGCTCCAGTCAGAGCTAGCGGTGGAATACCTAAAATTAGCATGCGG
This DNA window, taken from Lactobacillus sp. ESL0684, encodes the following:
- the deoC gene encoding deoxyribose-phosphate aldolase yields the protein MDKTTLAKYLDHTLLKPNATKEDILKTCAEAKEYNTASVCVNSYWASLVAEELKGTDINTCCVVGFPLGAMSSEAKADEATKAIADGAEEIDMVINIGELIAGNDDAVLADIKTVTEAVHAQGKILKVIIETSFLNDEQKVRACKLTEQAGADFVKTSTGFSSAGAKVEDVKLMRETVGDRLGVKASGGIHSYDEAMAMIEAGASRLGVSATVDILA
- a CDS encoding NAD(P)H-binding protein, whose protein sequence is MNKIILTGVDGNLGGQAAKNLLKLSDKENLIFCGYNEQVLQNFADQGIETRQADFNSSDGLAEKFAGGDVLALISMPFVGEKRQRAHKNVIDAAKEAGVSKIVYTSLVNAGDPTNPSIEKIDHAYTEDYIQKSGLDYIILRNSQYAEAMVTNYFTFVKQGKDLANSQGDGKMAYISRKDCAKAVAYATLADDLHHKILNINGKDLMTISDFVAIANKVTGNNIKYQEITDEENYQLFDAMGVPRNTSGKFKKDSEAPFSSDGMVSFSKAVRMGKMSSYTDDFKKLTGDEPMSVEYMFEHQAEFQIGERHSKDD
- a CDS encoding nucleoside transporter C-terminal domain-containing protein, whose translation is MQFLFLLTGMALVFIIGWLVSNDRKHIKFKKIGIMFALQLLISFLCLKTSGGVSAMGAISNFFGWLMTQAAAGVNFVFGGVVIKKGASVFFLDVLMPIVFISALVGILNYLKILPFIIKWTGFLLNKLAGMGELESYFAVSTAILGQPEVFLTVKEQIPKLDEKRLYTICASAMSAVSAAVLASYMQLVPGKFVVTAVFLNILSALIVTCIVNPYDVTADNELHVEAENTTEKEPFFQVVGNYIQDGFNMAITVAAMLIGFVALISFLNSAFTNIFHISFTSILGYIFSPIAFIMGVPMQDVTKVGSLMATKILTNEFVALGDLTKIAATLTPKANAIISSYLISFANFGVIGIITGSIRSISKKAGTIVSKFSMKLLLGATLASILTGTIVGLYF
- a CDS encoding pyrimidine-nucleoside phosphorylase; the encoded protein is MRMVDIIDKKRNGHELTDEEIQFFVDGVVNGTIPDYQTSALLMTIYFNNMTDHERATLTLDMMNSGDHLDLSEIPGIKVDKHSTGGVGDKVSLPLAAMVAAVGIPVPMISGRGLGHTGGTLDKLEAIPGYQVEISEQAFIDQVKQEKLAIIGATGNIAPADKKIYALRDVTDTVDSIPLIASSIMSKKIASGTDALVIDVKTGSGAFMKTLPEAEELAHALVEIGKGVGMKCMALISDMNQPLGNKVGNTLEIEETLDVLKGNGPQDLLELVLTLGSHMVVLGGKAKTTDKARKLLEQTIADGSALDRFKAMVVAQGGDGSVIDDYSVMPHAKYQIALPAKTSGYVAQLTADEVGIASMKLGGGRQKADDALDYGVGIELNKKVGDRVEAGESLLTIHANREDVTDIKEMLYDCIEIADEAKPYPMIYKIIE
- the thiW gene encoding energy coupling factor transporter S component ThiW, translated to MTNQGKQTEKLTILAIMIALDVALSPLFRVEGMAPMSSVINVIGATMLGPVYVTIMATMCGIIRMLILGIPPLALTGAIFGALLAGICYKITGKLWAACLGEIFGTGIIGSLLSFPVMVWFTGSANNLYWFVYTPRFIGAALIGSTVAAIIMLKLGKIKQFQKVQKLFF
- a CDS encoding sugar-binding transcriptional regulator; this translates as MPEKYDKRKLTQSAAVARLYYEDNLGQTEIARDMGISRPTVSRLLKLAREAGVVKIEISNPLVNTTNLSEQLSEKFKCKILVVPNNFNGELTAIKGVGAYAAQYLTQLVKPHDIIGLGWGQTIHMVTSQLEKHSVPDVSVVQLKGGVNINNEETYADESVTELANALDASAHFLPLPPFFDNKLTKEIVEQDQFIENTLKLGRKANIAIFSVGTVRKDALLFQLGYFNNAQKQALQQDAVGDIVSRFIDSNGEIVSRELNDRTVGIELADLKTKAHSVLIASGILKAPTVYAVIKAGYANEFILDQAIAQELLTYQ
- a CDS encoding phosphopentomutase, with the translated sequence MKYKRIFGLVMDSIGTGEAPDAADFDDVGADTLGHIGEYFKGELKLPNFAKLGLSNLRDTPIAGVPVQARPIGAYGKMKEVSVGKDSLDGHWEMMEMPVMQELSFFPNGFPDDLLDKISKFSGRKIVGNRPESGTKIIDELGEHQMETGDLIIYTSGDSVLQIAAHEDVIPVEELYRISRYARSLVNGPEYMVGRIIARPYVGSGKGHFTRTANRHDFTLEPSGKTVLDHLQAAGYKTIAVGKTMDIFSGHGIDENFHNESNMDGMDHVDHVMQEDFTGFCFINLVDFDAMYGHRRNTVGDGQALMELDERLSKVINNLNDDDLLLITADHGNDPTYKGTDHTREYVPLLAYSPSMQNPNSLGIRDTFSDFGATVLDNFGVEGNGVGTSFLADLK